In Candidatus Aegiribacteria sp., the DNA window CCTGCTAGGGAAGCTTAACACATACAGTATACTATGTTCATCAATGAGAGGAAATGTATATTGTTTATCAGCGCATGAGCCGGAGAGATTACACCTGATTCTCCTCCGCTTGTCATCCATTCATTATTCATTGCCTGAAATGATATTACCGGGAGAAGCCTCTGTTCTTACTGGTAATGCAACAATCAAAATTATCAGGGTCAATATGATTTAATCATTTAAGCATCAAATCAGAATCAGCTTGATCATTTCCACAAGTCCGAGACCGGTCACTGTGAATCTTACAAGGTAAATACCGGCAGGAACTGTTATTCCATTACTGTCTCTTCGCTCCCAGACTACTGAATGAGAGTTCTCACCTGTAGAGTTAGAACACTCAAATGATTGTACCAGCCTGCCTGTGATATTGAATATCTCGATCCTTGTATCTGAAGGTTGCTGAAGCGAGTACCGGAGTTCAACAGCTCCCACGGAAGGATTTGGAGCAGCTTCTAGAAACCCATCGGGCTGCACGGAATTCTGTCCGGATACTCCCTGCGGATCCGGGTTTATCCAGATGCAGGTTATTGAGGCTTTGGGAAATGTATAGCTGAAACTTCCGGAACTGCCGGTAATCTCCCCCTCGTACGATATTCCGGAAGTTCCATTCCAGGGGGCATTAATGGGCTGGTCATTTACGATCTGCCATACTTCAGCAGTTCCGTCAGACGTGTATCCTGAAAGCTCTATTGATGCTGTGTATGACGAATCGAGATTCTTATTAACGGCAATGAGTGAAAGTGTCCAGTCATCATATAAAGAGGCGTAAACTTCAAGACCGTAACCTCCGCAGACCTGATTGCATGTAGCTTCCACCACTGTGCTGCCAAACCGCTCCCGATAAAGTTTCATTGCCCAGGCTGAGCTCCGCATTGAAAGAGTATCTGTGCGAATAGCACCGAACTGGGGGAACTTATCTTCATATGGATCACCCTCGGCGATAGAGTAAGAAGCCGCTACAGGTACGCCAGTCCTGGCCATGTGGCCAATACAATCAGCAATGAAAAGCCCATCAAGATAGTTCCACCAGACTGGATCATCCACAATAGCTATGATGTTGTATTCCATGATCCATACAGGAATATCATAGCTGCCGCTGTGCTTTTCTACAGTGTCCACCACTATTGGATACCAGCTCTCAAGTGGAGGTTTGGACTCTGAGCCTGCGGTTGGTGAGGCAAGCCAGTAGCGGTACAGTGTACTGTCTGAAGAAAATCCTCCTGTGGGATAGTAATGGATATCCATCCAGTTCATCTTTTCTTTGTTCAGCTCAAATACAGGATCTATCCAGGAGAGATCCCCGGCGA includes these proteins:
- a CDS encoding T9SS type A sorting domain-containing protein; the protein is MSVIGLEFTIALAIINSIPAEILVEADQVVGSFDSMLVCSGDEIVQDLSYPGLDSLVEATGVPLLRMGGIAVEYYDWEADNYNGIHYIDVGELLIPVPLENSLDNLLQFCEQINITPILTVNYQINDPGKAARMVEYCNGDITTPMGMVRASRGHPEPYNVTYWCIGNEPDIAGQTFPFPPWGDMTFYRHFEIPFEDWAVNDSVYATADDFAELASVYIDSMRPRSPIPLEIGGLSLAGDLSWIDPVFELNKEKMNWMDIHYYPTGGFSSDSTLYRYWLASPTAGSESKPPLESWYPIVVDTVEKHSGSYDIPVWIMEYNIIAIVDDPVWWNYLDGLFIADCIGHMARTGVPVAASYSIAEGDPYEDKFPQFGAIRTDTLSMRSSAWAMKLYRERFGSTVVEATCNQVCGGYGLEVYASLYDDWTLSLIAVNKNLDSSYTASIELSGYTSDGTAEVWQIVNDQPINAPWNGTSGISYEGEITGSSGSFSYTFPKASITCIWINPDPQGVSGQNSVQPDGFLEAAPNPSVGAVELRYSLQQPSDTRIEIFNITGRLVQSFECSNSTGENSHSVVWERRDSNGITVPAGIYLVRFTVTGLGLVEMIKLILI